A portion of the Oncorhynchus nerka isolate Pitt River linkage group LG27, Oner_Uvic_2.0, whole genome shotgun sequence genome contains these proteins:
- the lyve1a gene encoding lymphatic vessel endothelial hyaluronic acid receptor 1a yields MMQVWILSLLLPLTLSFSGLHVDPSKIHAFPERHIAGVFLVSYTNDLNQFTYAFNASEAREVCWSLGVTMASNSQVEEAQRLGLETCRFGWIDEHFAVIPRIEASKTCGQNQTGVIKWRASVTKLFDVFCFNASGAASPPSTSLSPAIIHLVPSTQSARPTPHSRSSLLSLSSFSDNPEEVEVELPQSMSSAKSSIGAVPKALLITSAIVLLLTAMAILLYFRTINGLKTILPCWDGEQQKEYIETEECAAHTCMKDTKEAQTKGEAKAEPEEDVCSTHLYEGHKGSPV; encoded by the exons ATGATGCAGGTTTGGATACTTTCACTACTGCTGCCTCTCACACTGTCATTCTCTGGTCTACATGTTGATCCTAGCAAAATTCATG CTTTCCCAGAGAGACACATAGCCGGGGTGTTTCTGGTCAGCTACACAAATGACCTCAACCAGTTTACCTATGCCTTTAATGCCTCTGAGGCCAGGGAGGTGTGCTGGTCTCTGGGTGTAACCATGGCCTCCAATTCCCAGGTTGAGGAGGCTCAGAGACTGGGCTTGGAAACATGCAG GTTTGGGTGGATTGATGAACATTTTGCAGTGATACCTCGTATTGAGGCCAGTAAAACCTGTGGTCAAAACCAGACCGGTGTCATCAAATGGAGAGCCTCTGTCACCAAACTTTTTGATGTGTTCTGCTTCAATGCTTCAG GAGCGGCCTcacccccctctacctccctctctccagccatCATCCATCTTGTCCCTTCCACACAGTCCGCACGGCCCACCCCTCATTCtcgctcctcccttctctctctcagtagttTTTCTGATAACCcagaggaggtagaggtagaacTACCCCAGTCCATGAGCAGTGCAAAGTCTTCAATTGGAG CGGTGCCAAAAGCATTACTTATCACCTCGGCTATTGTTCTTCTTCTGACTGCAATGGCCATTCTCTTGTACTTTAGAAC GATCAATGGCCTCAAGACTATTCTCCCCTGCTGGGATGGGGAGCAGCAGAAAGAGTACATTGAGACAGAGGAATGTGCAGCACACACCTGTATGAAGGACACAAAGGAAGCCCAGACTAAGGGAGAAGCTAAGGCTGAGCCTGAGGAGGATGTGTGCAGCACACACCTGTATGAAGGACACAAAGGAAGCCCAGTCTAA